The following are encoded in a window of Alphaproteobacteria bacterium genomic DNA:
- a CDS encoding thioesterase family protein — protein MTTLQSVHPFDRAIAVRRDADGISLADARTDYWAFVGQFGGITAATCLNALLCHPDAAGQPIALSVNFAAPIHEGALRLSLRRVRASRSTQHWSVEIHQGDDPQPRATATAVLAERRESWSHQPATPPSIPAAESLRELVLPDTVPWVSRYRFWFESGGPVRSQEPLSPPGTASSAYWLADAIEREVDVLSLTSMADTFFGRIFQVRGQIVPFGTVSLTTYFHSDAEELRSIATRRVVARADARRFHRSYSDQSGELWSPDGRLLATSHQIAYFKV, from the coding sequence ATGACAACACTGCAGAGCGTCCACCCGTTCGACCGCGCCATCGCCGTCCGCCGCGACGCCGACGGCATCTCCCTCGCCGACGCCCGCACCGATTACTGGGCCTTCGTCGGCCAGTTCGGCGGCATTACGGCGGCGACCTGTCTCAACGCGCTGCTGTGCCATCCCGACGCCGCCGGCCAGCCGATCGCGCTCAGCGTGAACTTCGCCGCGCCGATCCACGAGGGCGCGTTGCGGCTGAGCCTGCGCCGCGTGCGCGCCAGCCGCTCGACGCAGCACTGGAGCGTCGAGATCCACCAGGGCGATGATCCGCAGCCGCGCGCCACGGCGACGGCGGTGCTGGCCGAGCGGCGCGAGAGCTGGAGCCATCAGCCGGCGACGCCGCCGTCGATACCGGCCGCCGAATCGCTGCGCGAGCTGGTGCTGCCCGACACGGTGCCGTGGGTCAGCCGCTACCGCTTCTGGTTCGAGTCAGGCGGGCCGGTACGCTCGCAAGAGCCGCTGTCGCCGCCCGGCACGGCGTCATCCGCCTACTGGCTCGCCGACGCGATCGAGCGCGAGGTCGATGTGCTGAGCCTCACGTCGATGGCCGACACGTTCTTCGGCCGCATCTTCCAGGTGCGCGGGCAGATCGTGCCGTTCGGCACGGTGTCGCTCACCACCTACTTCCACAGCGATGCCGAGGAGCTGCGATCCATCGCCACGCGCCGTGTCGTGGCGCGCGCCGATGCGCGCCGCTTCCACCGCTCCTACAGCGACCAGAGCGGCGAGCTGTGGTCACCCGACGGCCGCCTGCTCGCGACCTCGCATCAGATCGCGTACTTCAAGGTGTGA
- a CDS encoding ribose-phosphate pyrophosphokinase yields the protein MREITVFSGSAHPGLAREICERLGVPLSPARLNRFANDCLEVQLQANCRERDVFIVQPLSPPVQEHLVELLLMIDAARGASASRITPVIPFYAYARSDKKDMPRVSIGGRLVADLLVTAGASRVLTLALHSPQVHGFFSVPVDHLHALGEMAAHFRRYDLSNAVVVAPDLGYAKEASAFARRLGTGVAMAVKKRFENDKVVISDIIGEVKGRDVFVIDDEIAKGSTQIELLGHLRREGARTVRIACTHGLFSGGALDRLSAQDDVLEIVSTNTIPVAEPQRYPKLTVLSIAPALAEAMRRIHAGESVSELFHA from the coding sequence GTGCGGGAGATCACGGTGTTCTCGGGCAGCGCCCATCCCGGCCTGGCGCGCGAGATCTGCGAGCGATTGGGCGTGCCGCTCTCGCCCGCGCGCCTGAACCGCTTCGCCAATGACTGCCTGGAAGTGCAGCTGCAGGCCAATTGCCGCGAGCGCGACGTCTTCATCGTGCAGCCGCTCAGCCCGCCGGTGCAGGAGCACCTGGTCGAGCTGCTGCTGATGATCGACGCGGCGCGCGGCGCCTCGGCCTCGCGCATCACCCCGGTGATCCCGTTCTACGCCTACGCCCGCTCCGACAAGAAGGACATGCCGCGCGTCTCGATCGGCGGCCGGCTGGTCGCCGACCTGCTGGTGACCGCGGGCGCCAGCCGCGTGCTGACCTTGGCGCTGCACTCGCCGCAGGTGCACGGCTTCTTCAGCGTGCCGGTCGATCATCTGCACGCGCTGGGCGAGATGGCCGCCCACTTCCGCCGCTACGATCTCTCCAACGCCGTCGTGGTGGCGCCCGACCTCGGCTACGCCAAGGAGGCCAGCGCCTTCGCCCGCCGTCTGGGCACCGGCGTCGCCATGGCGGTGAAGAAGCGCTTCGAGAACGACAAGGTGGTGATCTCCGACATCATCGGCGAGGTGAAGGGCAGGGACGTCTTCGTCATCGACGACGAGATCGCCAAGGGCAGCACGCAGATCGAGCTGCTGGGCCACCTGCGCCGCGAAGGCGCGCGCACGGTGCGCATCGCCTGCACCCACGGCCTGTTCTCCGGCGGCGCGCTCGACCGGCTCTCGGCCCAGGACGACGTCCTGGAGATCGTCAGCACGAACACGATTCCGGTTGCCGAGCCTCAGCGCTATCCGAAGCTCACGGTGCTGTCGATCGCGCCGGCTCTCGCCGAGGCGATGCGGCGGATCCATGCGGGGGAGTCGGTGAGCGAGCTGTTCCACGCGTGA
- a CDS encoding DUF3574 domain-containing protein, with protein sequence MFLGRNIPGGGTVTDEMWREFEDEVVAKALAGLGFSVTEARGGWSNPDTGQLEREESFILVVIGEALDEVFAGASVIARHYKQRFSQNQVWITSAKVDLDVI encoded by the coding sequence ATCTTTCTCGGCCGCAACATCCCGGGCGGCGGAACGGTCACGGATGAGATGTGGCGCGAATTCGAAGACGAGGTCGTGGCGAAGGCGCTCGCGGGCCTGGGCTTTTCCGTGACCGAGGCGCGCGGCGGCTGGTCCAATCCCGACACCGGTCAACTTGAGCGGGAGGAGTCCTTCATCCTTGTCGTCATCGGCGAGGCCCTCGACGAGGTCTTTGCCGGCGCCTCGGTCATCGCGAGGCACTACAAGCAACGTTTCAGTCAGAATCAGGTCTGGATCACCAGTGCGAAAGTCGACCTGGATGTCATTTGA
- a CDS encoding valine--tRNA ligase, with protein MLDKTYDPKDIEARRYAEWERSGVFAARPDSRRPPYTIVIPPPNVTGSLHMGHALNNTLQDILIRWRRMKGDDTLWQPGTDHAGIATQMVVTRQLEEKGIGLALGQAPKNPNQQLLNRDEFLERVWQWKAESGGTITNQLRRLGASCDWGRERFTMDEGLSAAVLKVFVDLYKQGLIYKDKRLVNWDPKMLTAISDLEVEPRETKGSLWYLRYPLEGGKPDEFIVVATTRPETMLGDTGIAVHPDDPKWRLLIGRRAILPVAGRSIPIVADEYSDPEKGSGAVKITPAHDFNDFEVGRRHKLPQVNVLDRFARLVLKDNTEFLAGLPADAAAGVVEKYHGLDRFEARKKIVAELEALGLVEKIEPHTHTVPYGDRGGVPIEPFLTVQWYVNAAELAKAPMRAAREGRVKFVPERGRDEFFRWMENIQPWAISRQLWWGHQIPAWYDQHGNIFVEMSEQEARASARRKHGQDVELTRDPDVLDTWFSSALWPFSTLGWPEQTPALDRYYPTSVLVTGWDILFFWVARMMMMGQHFMKEVPFRTVYLHALVTDERGQKMSKSKGNVIDPLDLIDKYGADALRFTLTALAAMGRPIKLSTARVEGYRNFATKLWNATRFSQMNGVTVVEGFDPNTATQTLSKWIIGELARCQNAVEKALVEFRFNEAANALYEFVWGTFCDWYVELAKPVLSGDDEAAKTETRAVTGFVLAEVVKLLHPIMPFITEELWDTLDQRAAKGTLVAQPWSVLPEDIADAAADAEMGWLVKLISDIRSARNEVNVPAGAKLTLLVRDAGAETRARLERHRAAIERLARVEQIQLDAPTPKGALQLVLGEATYALPVADVIDLKAERARLEKEIRKLDGEVSKIDAKLGNAQFMSKAPEEVVAEQRDRRDDAVATTARLRQAMDRLAS; from the coding sequence ATGCTGGACAAGACGTACGACCCCAAGGATATCGAGGCCCGACGCTACGCCGAGTGGGAGCGCTCGGGCGTTTTCGCCGCGCGGCCGGATTCGCGCAGGCCGCCCTACACCATCGTCATCCCGCCGCCCAACGTCACCGGCTCCCTGCATATGGGCCATGCGCTCAACAACACGCTGCAGGACATATTGATCCGCTGGCGCCGCATGAAGGGCGACGACACCTTGTGGCAGCCCGGCACTGACCATGCCGGCATCGCCACCCAGATGGTCGTCACCCGCCAGCTCGAGGAGAAGGGCATCGGCCTGGCGCTGGGCCAGGCGCCCAAGAATCCCAACCAGCAGCTGCTGAACCGCGACGAGTTCCTCGAGCGGGTCTGGCAGTGGAAGGCCGAGTCCGGCGGCACCATCACCAACCAGCTGCGCCGGCTGGGTGCCTCGTGCGACTGGGGGCGCGAGCGCTTCACCATGGACGAGGGCCTGTCGGCGGCGGTGCTGAAGGTCTTCGTCGACCTCTACAAGCAGGGCCTGATCTACAAGGACAAGCGCCTGGTGAACTGGGATCCCAAGATGCTCACGGCGATCTCGGATCTCGAGGTCGAGCCGCGCGAGACCAAGGGCAGCCTGTGGTACCTGCGCTATCCGCTGGAGGGCGGCAAGCCGGACGAGTTCATCGTCGTCGCCACCACGCGGCCCGAGACCATGCTGGGCGATACCGGCATCGCCGTGCATCCCGACGATCCCAAGTGGCGCCTGCTGATCGGCCGGCGCGCCATCCTGCCGGTGGCGGGACGCTCGATCCCGATCGTCGCCGACGAATACTCCGACCCGGAGAAGGGCTCGGGCGCGGTGAAGATCACGCCGGCGCACGACTTCAACGATTTCGAGGTCGGCCGCCGCCACAAGCTGCCGCAGGTCAACGTGCTCGACCGCTTCGCGCGGCTGGTGCTGAAGGACAACACCGAGTTCCTCGCCGGCCTGCCCGCGGACGCGGCCGCCGGCGTGGTCGAGAAGTATCACGGCCTGGACCGCTTCGAGGCGCGCAAGAAGATCGTCGCCGAGCTCGAGGCGCTGGGCCTGGTCGAGAAGATCGAGCCGCACACGCATACCGTGCCTTACGGTGACCGCGGCGGCGTGCCGATCGAGCCGTTCCTGACCGTGCAGTGGTACGTCAACGCCGCCGAGCTGGCCAAGGCGCCGATGCGCGCGGCGCGCGAAGGCAGGGTGAAGTTCGTGCCCGAGCGCGGCCGCGACGAGTTCTTCCGCTGGATGGAGAACATCCAGCCCTGGGCGATCTCGCGCCAGCTGTGGTGGGGCCACCAGATCCCGGCGTGGTACGACCAGCATGGCAACATCTTCGTCGAGATGTCGGAGCAGGAGGCGCGCGCCTCGGCACGGCGCAAGCACGGCCAGGACGTCGAGCTGACCCGCGATCCCGACGTGCTCGACACCTGGTTCAGCTCCGCCCTGTGGCCGTTCTCGACGCTCGGCTGGCCGGAGCAGACGCCGGCGCTGGACCGCTACTATCCGACCAGCGTGCTGGTGACCGGCTGGGACATCCTGTTCTTCTGGGTCGCGCGCATGATGATGATGGGCCAGCACTTCATGAAGGAAGTGCCGTTCCGCACCGTCTACCTGCACGCGCTGGTGACCGACGAGCGCGGCCAGAAGATGTCGAAGTCCAAGGGCAACGTCATCGACCCGCTAGACCTGATCGACAAGTATGGCGCCGACGCGCTGCGCTTCACGCTCACCGCGCTGGCGGCCATGGGCCGGCCGATCAAGCTGTCGACCGCCCGCGTCGAGGGCTATCGCAACTTCGCCACCAAGCTGTGGAACGCCACGCGCTTCAGCCAGATGAACGGCGTGACGGTGGTCGAGGGCTTCGACCCGAATACCGCGACGCAGACCCTGAGCAAATGGATCATCGGCGAGCTGGCGCGCTGCCAGAACGCGGTCGAGAAGGCGCTGGTCGAGTTCCGCTTCAACGAGGCAGCGAACGCGCTCTACGAGTTCGTCTGGGGCACGTTCTGCGACTGGTATGTCGAGCTTGCCAAGCCGGTGCTCTCCGGCGACGACGAGGCGGCCAAGACCGAGACCCGCGCCGTCACCGGCTTCGTGCTGGCCGAGGTCGTGAAGCTGCTGCATCCCATCATGCCCTTCATCACCGAGGAGCTGTGGGACACGCTCGACCAGCGCGCCGCGAAGGGCACGCTGGTGGCGCAGCCCTGGTCGGTGCTGCCTGAGGACATCGCCGACGCGGCGGCCGATGCCGAGATGGGCTGGCTGGTGAAGCTGATCTCCGACATCAGGAGCGCGCGCAACGAGGTCAACGTGCCGGCTGGCGCGAAGCTGACGCTGCTGGTGCGCGACGCCGGCGCCGAGACCCGCGCCCGCCTCGAGCGCCACCGCGCCGCGATCGAGCGCCTGGCCCGCGTCGAGCAGATCCAGCTCGACGCGCCGACGCCGAAAGGCGCGCTGCAGCTCGTGCTCGGCGAGGCGACCTACGCCCTGCCGGTCGCGGACGTCATCGACCTGAAGGCCGAACGCGCGCGGCTGGAGAAGGAGATCCGCAAGCTCGACGGCGAGGTCTCCAAAATCGACGCCAAGCTGGGCAACGCCCAGTTCATGTCCAAGGCACCGGAAGAGGTCGTCGCCGAACAGCGCGACCGCCGCGACGACGCCGTGGCGACGACAGCCCGCCTCCGCCAAGCCATGGACCGCCTCGCCAGCTGA
- a CDS encoding DUF559 domain-containing protein, with protein sequence MRIFRGAYRTRTNRSRSLRRDSTDAERILWSALRARQLDGLKFVRQEPIGRYFADFACRDAKLVVELDGGQHADSAYDKRRDAAMIDAGYRVLRLWNNDVMNNLEGALVIIAREARRAPHPDPLPAGGERE encoded by the coding sequence ATGCGCATCTTCCGCGGTGCCTACCGCACACGAACCAACCGATCCCGAAGCCTGCGCCGCGATTCCACCGACGCCGAGCGCATTCTCTGGTCCGCCCTGCGCGCCCGTCAGCTCGATGGCCTGAAGTTCGTGCGCCAAGAGCCGATCGGCCGGTACTTTGCCGACTTCGCATGCCGCGACGCAAAGCTCGTCGTCGAGCTCGATGGCGGCCAGCACGCAGACAGCGCCTATGACAAGCGACGCGATGCAGCGATGATCGATGCCGGCTACCGGGTCCTGCGACTTTGGAACAACGACGTGATGAACAACCTCGAAGGTGCGCTCGTGATCATCGCTCGTGAAGCCCGACGGGCCCCTCACCCCGACCCTCTCCCCGCAGGCGGGGAGAGGGAGTAA
- the aroA gene encoding 3-phosphoshikimate 1-carboxyvinyltransferase, translating into MTSIDKRDSTTVIPPGAPLRGRVAPPGSKSITNRALLLAALADGTSRLSGALKSDDTRYMAEALREMGVTIDEPDETSFTVTGDGELRAPEAPLFLGNAGTATRFLTAAVASVDGKVVIDGDHHMRKRPIGPLLKALRSLGVDAHAATECPPVTIRGHGRMPGGRVEIDAGLSSQYVSALLMAAPLSAEPVEVALVGKDIGARGYVDLTLAAMAAFGATARQTGNGEWRVEPGGYRATDYLIEPDASAATYLWAAEILTGGAIDLGVPADAFTQPDAQALAVIRTFPHLPPMIDGAQMQDAVPTLAVLAAFNVTPVRFTGIANLRVKECDRISALATGLSAIRPGLGREEGDDLLVASDPSLAGQTLPARIDTRADHRIAMSFALAGLKIAGITILDPDCAAKTWPGYWKALESLGVRFT; encoded by the coding sequence ATGACCAGTATCGACAAGCGTGACTCCACCACCGTGATCCCGCCCGGAGCACCTTTGCGCGGACGCGTGGCGCCGCCCGGGTCGAAGTCGATCACCAACCGCGCGCTGCTGCTGGCGGCGCTCGCCGACGGCACGTCGCGGCTGAGCGGCGCGCTCAAGAGCGACGACACGCGCTACATGGCCGAGGCGCTGCGCGAGATGGGCGTGACGATCGACGAGCCCGACGAGACCAGCTTCACCGTCACCGGCGACGGCGAGTTGCGCGCGCCCGAGGCGCCGCTGTTCCTCGGCAATGCAGGCACCGCGACACGCTTCCTCACAGCCGCGGTGGCCAGCGTCGACGGCAAGGTGGTGATCGACGGCGACCACCACATGCGCAAGCGGCCGATCGGCCCGCTTCTGAAGGCGCTGCGCTCGCTGGGCGTCGACGCGCACGCCGCCACCGAATGTCCGCCGGTCACCATCCGCGGCCATGGCCGCATGCCCGGCGGCCGGGTCGAGATCGATGCCGGCCTGTCGAGCCAGTACGTCTCCGCCCTGCTCATGGCCGCGCCGCTGTCGGCCGAGCCGGTCGAGGTGGCGCTGGTCGGCAAGGACATCGGCGCGCGCGGCTATGTCGACCTCACCCTCGCAGCCATGGCCGCCTTCGGCGCCACCGCGCGGCAGACCGGCAACGGCGAGTGGCGCGTCGAGCCCGGCGGCTATCGCGCCACCGACTACCTGATCGAGCCCGACGCCTCGGCCGCGACCTATCTGTGGGCGGCCGAGATCCTGACCGGCGGGGCGATCGACCTCGGCGTGCCGGCCGACGCCTTCACCCAGCCCGACGCGCAGGCGCTGGCGGTGATCCGCACCTTCCCGCATCTGCCGCCGATGATCGACGGCGCCCAGATGCAGGACGCGGTGCCGACGCTCGCCGTGCTCGCCGCGTTCAATGTCACGCCGGTGCGCTTCACCGGCATCGCCAATCTGCGCGTCAAGGAATGCGATCGCATCTCGGCGCTGGCCACCGGGCTCTCGGCGATCCGACCCGGCCTGGGCCGCGAAGAGGGCGACGACTTGCTGGTCGCGTCCGACCCGTCGCTGGCCGGCCAGACCCTGCCCGCGCGCATCGACACCCGCGCCGACCACCGCATCGCCATGAGCTTCGCGCTCGCCGGGCTGAAGATCGCCGGCATCACCATCCTCGACCCCGACTGCGCCGCCAAGACTTGGCCCGGCTACTGGAAGGCGCTGGAATCGCTGGGGGTTCGGTTCACGTAG
- a CDS encoding hydroxyquinol 1,2-dioxygenase: MSTTLAQVIATDPSNENGYRTFRLGKFELSRDEYFVTVRWPAKGQMRSHQMSAEAFLRACMRDVAWNFFYGWVNFDHVVGTRNLYGQVDMYAGSFNGVMKEAGVDYTERFDSAHIMATFKALLRDWVNEGFDPFAAPVETGSAFGTKQGENIEAIERSRIQTQRMPGLPGDSPLRDDMPVNRAFADVSQDEPEIVAEPGFEGQLHAFSLFKYLSRSDVTWNPSVTAVCKASLACPTTEEYILPVFHGNDRVEWFIQLSDEIVWDVADKNTGSPRARVTMKAGDVAAMPADIRHQGYSRKRSMLYVWENVTPDLPRRYESGELSPYPVDF; this comes from the coding sequence ATGTCGACGACACTTGCACAGGTCATCGCCACCGATCCCAGCAACGAGAACGGCTACCGCACCTTCAGGCTGGGAAAATTCGAGCTGTCGCGCGACGAGTACTTCGTCACAGTGCGATGGCCCGCCAAGGGTCAGATGCGCTCGCACCAGATGTCGGCAGAGGCCTTCCTGCGGGCCTGCATGCGCGACGTGGCGTGGAACTTCTTCTACGGATGGGTCAACTTCGACCACGTCGTCGGTACGCGCAACCTCTATGGCCAGGTCGACATGTATGCCGGCAGCTTCAACGGCGTCATGAAGGAGGCCGGCGTCGACTACACCGAACGCTTCGACTCGGCGCACATCATGGCGACCTTCAAGGCGCTCCTGCGCGACTGGGTCAACGAGGGCTTCGACCCCTTTGCAGCGCCGGTCGAAACCGGCTCGGCGTTCGGCACCAAACAGGGCGAGAACATCGAGGCGATCGAGCGCTCGCGCATCCAGACACAACGCATGCCCGGCCTGCCAGGCGATTCGCCCCTGCGCGACGACATGCCGGTCAACCGCGCCTTCGCCGACGTCTCGCAGGACGAGCCGGAGATCGTCGCTGAGCCCGGCTTCGAAGGCCAGCTGCACGCCTTTAGCCTGTTCAAGTATCTCAGCCGTTCCGACGTCACCTGGAACCCGTCGGTGACGGCGGTGTGCAAGGCCTCGCTCGCCTGCCCGACGACCGAGGAATACATTCTGCCGGTGTTTCACGGCAACGATCGCGTCGAGTGGTTCATCCAGCTCTCGGACGAGATCGTCTGGGATGTCGCCGACAAGAACACCGGCTCGCCGCGCGCGCGGGTGACGATGAAGGCCGGCGATGTCGCCGCCATGCCGGCCGACATCCGCCACCAGGGCTACTCCCGCAAGCGCTCCATGCTGTACGTCTGGGAGAACGTCACGCCCGACCTGCCCCGACGCTACGAGAGTGGCGAACTGTCGCCCTACCCGGTCGATTTCTGA
- a CDS encoding hydroxyquinol 1,2-dioxygenase has protein sequence MTATVFGSLTDYQKGSIEIVSGDPKHYVFSNIFEVASKSQPYERVVVGKNLEYVQEVMRAEGTSPWFACAHDEFALCMDGEVEIEFLKLASPPPSAGNGAVLLGDAPAGQRMGRIRLKRGHQALLASGCGYRFTAIRLGVILQQTTLGELSRQKWNEICLK, from the coding sequence GTGACCGCCACCGTGTTCGGGTCGCTCACCGACTACCAGAAGGGCAGCATCGAGATCGTCAGCGGCGATCCGAAGCACTATGTCTTCTCCAACATCTTCGAGGTGGCGTCGAAATCGCAGCCATACGAACGCGTCGTCGTCGGCAAGAACCTCGAGTACGTGCAGGAGGTCATGCGTGCCGAGGGCACCTCGCCGTGGTTCGCCTGCGCCCATGACGAGTTCGCGCTGTGCATGGATGGCGAGGTCGAGATCGAGTTCCTGAAGCTCGCGTCGCCGCCCCCGTCCGCCGGCAACGGCGCCGTGCTGCTCGGCGACGCACCAGCGGGGCAGCGCATGGGCCGGATCAGGCTGAAACGCGGCCACCAGGCTCTACTCGCGTCGGGTTGCGGCTATCGTTTCACCGCCATCCGGCTCGGCGTGATCCTGCAGCAGACGACGCTGGGCGAGCTCAGCCGACAGAAATGGAACGAGATCTGCCTCAAGTAG
- a CDS encoding LysR family transcriptional regulator: MDRFLSIQAFVRVTEAQSFAEAARQLGVANSVVTQRIKQLEEFVGTPLFHRSTRSVKLSEAGATYYTECAELVARLDGLTDRMREIKGSPTGALRITVLPGFALGHLSRVLHLYQERYPDIVVDMFVNDRVVDPVEMGFDVALQLFEPASEALIARRIFPVRRMFLATPEYIASFGMPRRPEDLLRHRLGVYDGYPTRNHWRFMRGNKAVEIELPAHLRTNSVQFLKEHALTHAAIVCIPTIAAADDIIAGRLTPVLYGYRLSSYWLSAVYPTTHRHNIKVKLFVDFIAERFAGEPPWDQVLKTNGFLPHDDVAAEARPRLATTVA; this comes from the coding sequence ATGGACCGTTTCCTGAGTATCCAGGCGTTCGTCCGGGTCACCGAGGCGCAGAGCTTCGCCGAGGCCGCCCGCCAGCTCGGCGTCGCCAACTCGGTGGTGACCCAGCGCATCAAACAGCTCGAGGAATTCGTCGGCACACCGTTGTTTCATCGCAGCACGCGCTCGGTCAAGCTCTCGGAGGCCGGTGCGACGTACTATACGGAATGCGCCGAGCTGGTGGCGCGCCTCGACGGGCTTACCGATCGCATGCGCGAGATCAAGGGCTCGCCGACGGGCGCACTCAGGATCACGGTATTGCCGGGCTTCGCGCTCGGTCATCTGTCGCGCGTGCTGCACCTGTACCAGGAACGGTACCCAGATATCGTCGTCGACATGTTCGTCAACGACCGCGTGGTCGATCCGGTCGAGATGGGCTTCGATGTTGCCCTGCAGCTCTTCGAACCCGCATCGGAGGCGCTGATCGCGCGGCGTATCTTTCCGGTACGCCGGATGTTCCTGGCGACCCCGGAGTACATCGCCAGCTTCGGCATGCCGCGCCGGCCGGAGGACCTGCTTCGCCATCGGCTCGGCGTCTACGACGGCTATCCGACGCGCAATCACTGGCGGTTCATGCGCGGCAACAAGGCGGTCGAGATCGAGTTGCCGGCACACCTGCGCACCAACAGCGTGCAGTTCCTGAAGGAACATGCGTTGACGCATGCCGCGATTGTCTGCATTCCGACCATCGCGGCCGCCGACGACATCATCGCCGGTCGGCTGACCCCCGTGCTCTACGGATACCGGCTGTCGTCCTACTGGCTGAGCGCAGTCTACCCGACGACGCATCGCCACAACATCAAGGTCAAGCTGTTTGTCGATTTCATCGCGGAGAGGTTCGCCGGAGAGCCGCCGTGGGACCAGGTGCTGAAGACCAATGGCTTCCTGCCGCACGACGACGTGGCGGCCGAGGCGCGACCGAGGTTGGCCACCACCGTCGCCTGA
- a CDS encoding helix-turn-helix transcriptional regulator, producing MARIRSKSTDPRDYQRVARPVAAMAKDFADGFHILPHRHERAQLIFAARGVMTVATAAGTWVVPPQRAVWMPAHVTHEIRMSGAVSMRTLYVRNAEAEALPPAVRVIAVSPLLRELILRACELPVLYDEAGPQGRLMSLLLDEIAALPSVALDLKMPVDPRLERVCRALRAAPGNPRTLDDWAREAGASGRTLARLFQKETGLSFADWRQQARLLAAMARLAAGQPITRIALDLGYDSVSAFSAMFRRALGAPPSRYFAGD from the coding sequence ATGGCCAGGATCCGCTCGAAATCCACCGATCCCCGCGACTACCAGCGCGTCGCGCGCCCGGTCGCGGCCATGGCCAAGGACTTCGCCGACGGCTTCCACATCCTTCCCCATCGTCACGAGCGCGCGCAGCTGATCTTCGCCGCGCGCGGCGTGATGACCGTGGCCACCGCGGCCGGCACCTGGGTGGTGCCGCCGCAGCGCGCGGTGTGGATGCCGGCGCATGTGACGCACGAGATCCGCATGTCGGGCGCGGTGTCGATGCGCACGCTCTATGTGCGCAACGCCGAGGCCGAGGCGCTGCCGCCGGCGGTGCGGGTGATCGCCGTCTCGCCGCTGCTGCGCGAGCTCATCCTGCGCGCCTGCGAGCTGCCGGTACTCTACGACGAGGCGGGGCCGCAGGGTCGGCTGATGAGCCTGCTGCTCGACGAGATCGCCGCCCTGCCCTCGGTCGCGCTCGACCTGAAGATGCCGGTCGATCCGAGGCTGGAGCGCGTCTGCCGCGCGCTGCGTGCCGCGCCGGGCAATCCGCGCACGCTCGACGACTGGGCGCGCGAAGCCGGCGCCTCGGGCCGCACCCTGGCGCGCCTGTTCCAGAAGGAGACGGGGCTGAGCTTCGCCGACTGGCGCCAGCAGGCGCGGCTGCTGGCGGCGATGGCACGGCTGGCCGCCGGCCAGCCGATCACCCGCATCGCCCTCGACCTCGGCTACGATTCGGTGAGCGCCTTCTCCGCCATGTTCCGCCGCGCGCTGGGCGCCCCGCCCAGCCGCTATTTCGCCGGCGACTGA